A stretch of Saccharothrix texasensis DNA encodes these proteins:
- a CDS encoding DUF3093 domain-containing protein, translating to MSETAVTAPIAFRERLYVPWWGWPLPLAAAVLLAAEIHMGFPGVRSWLPYVITVPLAVLLIVRMGSAKVEVSGGELRVASAHVPLELLGEVEVFGSKDKRKAMGPNLDPMAFVTHRGWVGPMVRVELRDPADPTPYWLFSVRSAEKLAALLRDR from the coding sequence GACTGCTGTGACCGCCCCGATCGCGTTCCGCGAGCGGTTGTACGTGCCCTGGTGGGGTTGGCCGCTGCCGCTGGCCGCGGCCGTGCTGCTGGCCGCCGAGATCCACATGGGCTTCCCCGGCGTGCGGTCGTGGCTGCCGTACGTGATCACCGTGCCGCTGGCGGTGCTGCTGATCGTGCGGATGGGCTCGGCGAAGGTCGAGGTGTCCGGCGGCGAGCTGCGGGTCGCCTCGGCGCACGTGCCGCTGGAGCTGCTCGGCGAGGTCGAGGTGTTCGGCTCGAAGGACAAGCGGAAGGCGATGGGGCCGAACCTGGACCCGATGGCGTTCGTCACCCACCGGGGTTGGGTCGGGCCGATGGTGCGGGTCGAGCTGCGGGACCCGGCGGACCCGACGCCGTACTGGCTGTTCAGCGTGCGTTCGGCGGAGAAGCTGGCGGCCCTGCTGCGCGATCGGTGA
- a CDS encoding DUF4193 domain-containing protein, giving the protein MATDYDAPRRSEADELAEDSLEELKARRNETQSGVVDIDEDATAENFELPGADLSGEELTFKVLPKQADEFTCSKCFLVHHRSRLAEEVNGQYICRDCA; this is encoded by the coding sequence ATGGCGACCGACTACGACGCACCGCGTCGCAGCGAGGCGGACGAACTCGCTGAGGACTCCCTCGAGGAGCTGAAGGCGCGGCGCAATGAAACGCAGTCCGGGGTCGTCGACATCGACGAGGACGCGACCGCCGAGAACTTCGAGCTGCCGGGCGCCGACCTGTCCGGTGAGGAGCTCACGTTCAAGGTCCTGCCGAAGCAGGCGGACGAGTTCACGTGCTCGAAGTGCTTCCTGGTGCACCACCGCAGCAGGCTGGCCGAGGAAGTCAACGGCCAGTACATCTGCCGCGACTGCGCCTGA